The genomic region GCCCGCGACTTCGCGACGGCGGACGCCATCCGCGACGGGCTGAAACAGCTAGGCATCGCCCTCGCCGACAAGCCGGGCGGGCTGACGGCCTGGGAACTGGCGCCGGCGGCGCACGCAACCCCGGGCCTGACCCGGGAGTGACCCACCCACGACAAAGCACCGGGCTTTTCCCGGAAGTGACCCTCCCACCACAAACCCCCGGGCTTTTCCCGGGAGTGACCCGGCCATGACGAACCAGCCCCCCGCGGCCGCCCGCGTCCATCCGCGAGAGCTCGCGTATCTGGGCGACGCCGTCTTCGAACTTCATGTGCGCGAGCGGTTGCTGGAGCGCAACCTGTCGCAGCGCGCCCGGCATCGCGAGGCCGTAGCCCGCGTCCGGGCGACCGCCCAGGCCGCGGCCCTGCGCGCCCTCGACCCGACCCTCGGCGAAGACGAACGCGACGTGGTGCGCCGCGCCCGCAACTTGCGGGCTCCCGCCTCGCGGCATGTCGACCAGGAGGCGTACCGGCTGGCCACGGCCTTCGAGGCGCTGATCGGGTATCGCTACCTGGC from Candidatus Tanganyikabacteria bacterium harbors:
- a CDS encoding ribonuclease III, coding for MTNQPPAAARVHPRELAYLGDAVFELHVRERLLERNLSQRARHREAVARVRATAQAAALRALDPTLGEDERDVVRRARNLRAPASRHVDQEAYRLATAFEALIGYRYLAGPPDRLRQLLAAADQAAEEGIRT